GCTGCAGGGCGCCAAGGCCTGGCGGATCGACGACGACTGGCAGGCGCAGGCGTCCGCGCTCTACTACCGCTACCCGGACAACCCGGCCTGGCGCGCGTTCGAACGCGTGGAACTGGGCGGCACGGTGATCTTCCGCGACGTGCTCACCGTGGGACTCAGCGCCGCCGAACGCCTGCACGGTGGCGGCACGCCACGTGGCGCCCTCGACGTGGGCCTGCGCTGGCCGCTGGGCGACCATCTCTCCCTCGCCGCCGGTGCCGGCGTGGCCCGCTACCTGGTGGCGCCGTACCATTACTACGACGGCCAACGCGTCGGCACCGGATCGACCAGCTACGCCTATGGCCATGCGGGCCTCGCCTGGACCGACGGGGCCTGGCGCGTGGAGGTGCTCCGCGTGATGGCCGACCGCGACCGCCGGCCGTTCGAGCGCGAGGCCTCGCCCTGGCTCGCCACGGTGGCCCGCAGCTTCTGATGCCCGGAGGGCATCGGCAACTTTTTCCCCTCGCGTGGGTACTCACGAGTCCGAGAACCACGCCGTGACCCCTTCATGAGCCAGGCCGACACCGAACCCACAGACCGCATCCTGTTGCAGCGCATGGCCGCTGGCGACCGCGCCGCGCTGTCCACGATGTACCGCGCCTACCACGGGCGGCTCACGCGTTTCCTCAACCGCCTCACGCGGCGGGCCGACATCATCGAGGAAGTGATCAACGACTGTTTCTGGATCGTCTGGCAGAAGGCCGGCACGTTCCAGGGCGACTCGCGGGTCTCCACCTGGATCATGGGCATCGCCTATCGCTGCGGCCTGAAATCGCTGCGCCAGCACGGCAGCGAACCCGTCGACGAGGACAGCGTGCCGGAGGACCGCGTGCCGTCGCACGATCCGGGCGAAGATCGCGAAATGCGCGACTGGCTGGGCCGCGGCCTCGACCGCCTGTCGCCCGAGCAGCGCGTGGTGGTCGAACTGGTCTACGGCATCGGGCACAGCCTCGACGACGTCGCCGCGATCATGCAGTGCCCCGTCGGTACCGTGAAGGCGCGCCTGTTCCACGCGCGGGTGAAACTGCGCAACCTGCTACCGGGCCTGGCCGGCGAAACGGCCACGTCCAAGGAGAAACTGTCATGACCCGCCCCACCCCAGACGGCACCGAGTGCGCCCGCGCCTGGGAAGCCATGCCCTGGGTGCTCCAGGAGAGCGCCGACGCCTCGCAGAAGGCCTGGTTCGCCGAACACCTGGCGGGCTGCGCGGACTGCCGCCGTGAATTCGAACTGCAGGAACGCCTGCACCTGGCCATGTCGCTCGACCCCATCGTCGAGCCCGATCCCGAGGTGGGCCTGCGCCGCCTGCTCGCCCGCATCGACGCCGACGATCCGCAGCGCGCCCCCGTGCGCAAGGTCGCCAACGGTTCGTGGGTGGTCCGCCTGCTCGCGGCCGCCGTGCTCGTCCAGGCGGTGGGCATCGGCGTGCTCGGCATGAAGCTGTGGACCAACGACCATTCGCCCGCCAGCTATCGCACCCTCAGTTCGCCGTCGGCGCCCGCGCCGGCCGGTGCCCTGCACGTGGTGCCGGAGAAGAGCATGAGCGTGGACCGCTGGAACACGCTGCTCCGCGACCAGCACCTGAGCGTGGTCGGCGGTCCCAACAGCGTGGGCGCCTATACCGTCGTCTCCGACGATGCGCAGGCGTCCCAGGCCGACGTGATCAAGCGCTTGCACGGCGCGGGCATCCGCTTCGCCGAACCGGCCACGGGCTCGCCATGAACCTCTTCCGCGTGGCGCTGGCCATCGCGCTGGCGGCGGCACCGTTCTGCACCATCGCAAGCCCGGCGCAGGACGACGTGCAGCCGCCCGACGGCGTCACCGGCATGGACGCCACGCGCGATATCGTGCTCGCCGTCGACAACCCGCTCGCGCCGGCGCCGCCGCATGCCGGTTCCAGCCTCATCGGCTACGCGCCGCCGCCCACCTACGGCGCGGGGCAGCGCGCCCGCTCGCTGCTGGCCGACCTGCGCAAGCGCTACGGCTGGAACGAGATGGGCGGCTGGCCCATCCGCGCGCTCGGCCTTTACTGCATCGTGCTGCGTCCGCCGGCCGGCATCGATCGCGACGCATTGATCGCCGACCTGGGCAAGGACGACCGCGTGCGGCTGGCGCAGCCGTTGCAGGATTACACCGTCTACGCCTCGCCGACGACCGAGCCGGAACATCACTACAACGATCCCTACACCGACCTCCAACACGGCTTCGTCGACACGCAAGCGGCCATCGCGCACGCGGTGACCCAGGGCAACGGCGTGCACGTGGCCATCGTCGACACGGGGGCGGATACCGCGCATCCCGACCTCGCCGGGCACGTCACCGTGGCCGGCGACGCGGTCAGTCCCAACGACCCCGCGTTCGCCGACGATCGCCACGGCACCGAGGTGGCCGGCGTGATCGCCGCGGTGGGCGACAATCACCAGGGCATGGTGGGGATCGCACCGAAGGCGAAGCTCAGCGTCTACAAGGCCTGCTGGTATCCCGACCCCAAGGGCGGCGCGCGCTGCAACTCGTTCACCCTCGCCAAGGCGCTCGGCGCCGTCGGCGACACCGACGCACGCATCGTCAACCTCAGCCTGGGTGGTCCGGCCGATCCCTTGCTGGGCAAGTTGCTGTCGCATCTGATCGCGCAGGGCCGCATCGTGATCGCCGCGCTACCTCCCGACGGCGACTCCCTGGGTTTCCCGGACAGCGCGCCCGGCGTGATCGTGGTGCGCTCCACCGCGAACACGCCCGCGCCGAAAGGCGTGCTCAGCGCGCCGGGCAACGACATCCTCACCACCCAGCCAGGCGGCGGCTACGATTTCACCTCGGGTTCGTCGATGGCCACCGCGCACGTGAGCGGCATCGTCGCCCTGCTGCTGGCGGTGTCGCCCGACATCGACGCCAAGCGCGTGCACGACGTGCTGCTCGACACCAGCACGCTCACCCACGGCATGCTCCAGGTGAACGCCGCCGCGGCGGTCGAGGCGATCAGGCGCTGAACGGACGGAACATGCGGCAGAAGGTCGAGCGTTGCCGGTGGGCCGGACACGGGTCGCCCCCGGCGTGATCGACACGGGTGGCCTTCACCAGGACCTCGGAGGGCCGGGCCTCCGGCGCCCTGGCGACGGCACAGCCCAGCGCCAGCACCAGGCCCGCGATGAGCGCGATGGATGTCCTTGCGGTCCGCATGCCCTGGCTCCCTTGGCCTTCGTCGCCTCCGACCATAGGGGTCCGGTGGAGAACGGGCAATACCCCGGATGGGGCAATACCGGCCCTACGGATGGCTTGGGTGTAAAATCGCCCGATGCGCATCGGCCCCTACGCCATCGCGCCCGCCGTGGTCCTCGCCCCCATGGCCGGCGTCACCGACAAGCCGTTCCGACTCCTGTGCAAGCGCATGGGGGCGGGCCTTGCCGTGTCCGAGATGACCACCGCCGACCCGCGCCTGTGGAACACGCGAAAGTCGCTGCGCCGCATGGACCACGACGGTGAGCCCGAGCCGGTCAGCGTGCAGATCGCCGGCTACGACCCGGGCATGCTCGCCGAGGCGGCGCGCTACAACGCCGACAACGGCGCGCAGATCGTCGACATCAACATGGGCTGTCCCGCCAAGAAGGTCTGCAACGTGTGGTCGGGCTCGGCCCTGCTGCAGGACGAGCCCCTGGTGGCACGCATCCTCCACGCCGTGGTGAAGGCGGTGGACGTGCCCGTCACGCTGAAGATCCGCACCGGCTGGGACCGCGAGCACCGCAACGCGCTCACCATCGCGCGCATCGCCGAAGACGCCGGCATCGCGGCGTTGTCGGTGCACGGCCGCACCCGCGCCGACAAGTACGAAGGCGAGGCCGAGTACGCCACCATCGCGGCGGTGAAGAGCAGCGTGTCCATCCCCGTGCTCGCCAACGGCGACATCGTCGACCCGGCGAAGGCGCGCGAGGTACTCCGCCTCACCGGCGCCGACGCCGTGATGATCGGCCGCGGCGCGCAGGGCCGTCCGTGGATCTTCCGCGAGATCGCGCACCATCTGGCGACCGGCGGCTTCCTGCCCGAGCCCTCGCCCGCCGAGGTACGCGACATCCTCGTCGGTCACCTAGAGCATCTTTACGCGTTCTACGGCGAGACGATGGGCGTGCGCATCGCGCGCAAGCACCTGGGGTGGTACGCGAAGGATCGTCCCGAGAACGCGGCGTTCCGTCAGGTGGTGAATCGTGCGGAAGACGCAGCGACGCAGTTGCGGCTGACGCGGGACTACTTCGACGCGCTGTCGGCCGACCTCAAGGCCGCATGAGCGTTTCGCGGGCTTCGGACGCCCGGCGGTAGGCACGACAACCTTCCCGCGCCGAACCGTCACTTACGCCGATACACCGTCTCCGTTGCCGGATCCGCGTACGCATGGCCTCCCCCGCCGTTTCGATCATCCTGCCGACGTACAACCGCACGGACTACCTGCGCGAGGCCATCGCCTCGGCCATCGGGCAGACGTTCGACGACTGGGAGATGATCGTCGCCGACGACGGCTCGTCGGAGGACACCCGTGCCTACCTGCGGTCGCTCGACGATCCGCGTATTACCGTACTTTGGCTTCCCCATACCGGCGTCCCGTCGATCGGACGCAACGCCGCCATCCACCAGGCCCGGGGACGTTACCTGGCCTTCCTCGACTCGGACGACCGTTGGCGACCGACCAAGCTCGCCAGGCAACTCGACGCGCTGCGCGGCTCGCCCGATTGCCGGTGGAGCTATACCGCGGCGGACGTGATCCAGCCCGATGGCCGCCCCTTTCCACGTGGCGAACTCGCACCCTGGGTAGCGCACGCAGGCGACGTCACCGAGCGCCTGCTCACGATCGAGGCCGCCATCGCCATCGACACGGTCATGGCCGAACGGCGCCTGGTGCTGGACGTGGGCGGCTTCGACGAAGG
This window of the Luteibacter aegosomatis genome carries:
- the dusB gene encoding tRNA dihydrouridine synthase DusB encodes the protein MRIGPYAIAPAVVLAPMAGVTDKPFRLLCKRMGAGLAVSEMTTADPRLWNTRKSLRRMDHDGEPEPVSVQIAGYDPGMLAEAARYNADNGAQIVDINMGCPAKKVCNVWSGSALLQDEPLVARILHAVVKAVDVPVTLKIRTGWDREHRNALTIARIAEDAGIAALSVHGRTRADKYEGEAEYATIAAVKSSVSIPVLANGDIVDPAKAREVLRLTGADAVMIGRGAQGRPWIFREIAHHLATGGFLPEPSPAEVRDILVGHLEHLYAFYGETMGVRIARKHLGWYAKDRPENAAFRQVVNRAEDAATQLRLTRDYFDALSADLKAA
- a CDS encoding sigma-70 family RNA polymerase sigma factor, which translates into the protein MSQADTEPTDRILLQRMAAGDRAALSTMYRAYHGRLTRFLNRLTRRADIIEEVINDCFWIVWQKAGTFQGDSRVSTWIMGIAYRCGLKSLRQHGSEPVDEDSVPEDRVPSHDPGEDREMRDWLGRGLDRLSPEQRVVVELVYGIGHSLDDVAAIMQCPVGTVKARLFHARVKLRNLLPGLAGETATSKEKLS
- a CDS encoding S8 family serine peptidase, with amino-acid sequence MNLFRVALAIALAAAPFCTIASPAQDDVQPPDGVTGMDATRDIVLAVDNPLAPAPPHAGSSLIGYAPPPTYGAGQRARSLLADLRKRYGWNEMGGWPIRALGLYCIVLRPPAGIDRDALIADLGKDDRVRLAQPLQDYTVYASPTTEPEHHYNDPYTDLQHGFVDTQAAIAHAVTQGNGVHVAIVDTGADTAHPDLAGHVTVAGDAVSPNDPAFADDRHGTEVAGVIAAVGDNHQGMVGIAPKAKLSVYKACWYPDPKGGARCNSFTLAKALGAVGDTDARIVNLSLGGPADPLLGKLLSHLIAQGRIVIAALPPDGDSLGFPDSAPGVIVVRSTANTPAPKGVLSAPGNDILTTQPGGGYDFTSGSSMATAHVSGIVALLLAVSPDIDAKRVHDVLLDTSTLTHGMLQVNAAAAVEAIRR
- a CDS encoding glycosyltransferase family 2 protein; this encodes MASPAVSIILPTYNRTDYLREAIASAIGQTFDDWEMIVADDGSSEDTRAYLRSLDDPRITVLWLPHTGVPSIGRNAAIHQARGRYLAFLDSDDRWRPTKLARQLDALRGSPDCRWSYTAADVIQPDGRPFPRGELAPWVAHAGDVTERLLTIEAAIAIDTVMAERRLVLDVGGFDEGQRFGEDYDLYVRLALRSPVVAVDEPLAVVRAGDGSNYSANRTLAYEGWVQLYARYAATLPTRRLRAVARRRRAESLLVLARLHTGSGQPRHALRTLWRGMPGAMLAFLPWSWRAGKEVVRAGRAAMARR
- a CDS encoding zf-HC2 domain-containing protein, with protein sequence MTRPTPDGTECARAWEAMPWVLQESADASQKAWFAEHLAGCADCRREFELQERLHLAMSLDPIVEPDPEVGLRRLLARIDADDPQRAPVRKVANGSWVVRLLAAAVLVQAVGIGVLGMKLWTNDHSPASYRTLSSPSAPAPAGALHVVPEKSMSVDRWNTLLRDQHLSVVGGPNSVGAYTVVSDDAQASQADVIKRLHGAGIRFAEPATGSP